The following proteins come from a genomic window of Longimicrobiaceae bacterium:
- a CDS encoding amidohydrolase family protein → MQLQQAHPRSSSGVSGSPAPPECRDTAPPLVTPPGCPGRPNSPRRSAYQAPGSTPGMHRATARDCRFLRLACRSAATHTMMISTARSLVFLCSVLLLSACASGGVSPPEQPGTAPEAQERLPILDMHMHARLARHYGPNPGPLCAPVVAMPFWDPAHPIEEGLRGSTSCREVLPAATDAAVLGETLAAMERHNIIGVLGGAPELVKAWRAAAPGRFIPGLDFRLDRATGTATAAPDGASYRPVSPDSIRALHRRGDLAVLGEVLNQYGGIAPDDPRMEPYWALAEELDLPVGIHIGPGGPGEFYFGNRAYRTRLQSALTLEEVLIRHPRLRVYVMHAGYPMLDDLRAMLFSHPQLYVEVSMLVNVEPRPAFYRYLQELVDAGYGDRIMFGSDQMVWPGLIDAAVRSIEEAPFLTHGQKRDIFYNNAARFLRLTPEEIARHHGR, encoded by the coding sequence ATGCAGCTCCAGCAGGCGCATCCGCGCTCGTCCTCAGGCGTGAGCGGTTCCCCTGCGCCGCCCGAGTGCCGGGACACCGCTCCTCCGCTCGTCACTCCTCCGGGCTGCCCCGGTCGGCCGAATTCACCGCGGCGATCCGCATATCAAGCGCCGGGCTCCACGCCCGGGATGCACCGCGCGACGGCTCGGGATTGCCGTTTTCTTCGCCTGGCATGCCGTTCAGCGGCGACACACACCATGATGATCTCAACGGCGCGCTCACTCGTGTTTCTGTGCTCGGTGCTGCTGCTCTCCGCCTGCGCCAGCGGCGGTGTCTCTCCACCTGAGCAGCCGGGCACCGCCCCGGAGGCGCAGGAGCGACTCCCGATCCTCGATATGCACATGCACGCGCGCCTGGCACGCCACTATGGCCCGAATCCAGGGCCACTCTGCGCGCCCGTCGTGGCCATGCCCTTCTGGGACCCCGCCCATCCGATCGAGGAGGGACTGCGAGGCTCCACCTCCTGCCGGGAGGTGCTCCCCGCGGCGACGGATGCCGCGGTCCTGGGCGAGACGCTCGCGGCGATGGAGCGCCACAACATCATTGGTGTCCTCGGCGGGGCGCCCGAGCTGGTGAAGGCGTGGCGCGCCGCTGCTCCTGGCCGCTTCATCCCGGGGCTGGACTTCCGACTGGACCGCGCCACCGGCACTGCGACCGCGGCCCCGGATGGCGCTTCATACCGTCCGGTCTCGCCCGACTCCATCCGCGCGCTGCACCGCCGCGGTGACCTGGCCGTCCTGGGCGAGGTGCTGAACCAGTACGGGGGAATCGCCCCGGACGACCCGCGGATGGAGCCGTACTGGGCGCTGGCGGAGGAGCTGGACCTGCCGGTGGGGATCCACATCGGCCCCGGAGGGCCCGGCGAGTTCTACTTCGGCAACCGTGCGTACCGCACCCGGCTGCAGAGCGCGCTGACGCTGGAGGAGGTGCTCATCCGTCATCCCCGGCTGCGTGTCTACGTCATGCACGCGGGCTATCCCATGCTGGACGACCTGCGGGCCATGCTGTTCTCCCACCCGCAGCTGTACGTGGAGGTGAGCATGCTCGTCAACGTGGAGCCGCGACCAGCCTTCTATCGCTACCTGCAGGAGCTGGTGGACGCCGGGTACGGCGACCGCATCATGTTCGGGTCGGACCAGATGGTCTGGCCCGGGCTGATCGACGCGGCGGTCCGCTCCATCGAGGAGGCGCCGTTCCTCACGCACGGGCAGAAGCGCGACATCTTCTACAACAACGCCGCGCGCTTCCTTCGCCTCACTCCGGAGGAGATCGCCCGGCACCACGGCAGGTGA
- a CDS encoding cation:dicarboxylase symporter family transporter: protein MSLTSRILLALAAGLGGGILLSVIDRPSLFAIASAVEPLGTLWVSALQMTVIPLVVSLLVTGIASATQAQAMGRLGAKALVLFLVLLTAAAAFTALAAPPLFSWLSIDPATAASLRQDVSMTSEGPAVLPRPSQWITGLVPTNPIAAAAAGAMLPLLVFTILFGFAALHAAPASRELLVGFFRSVAEVMLVLVRWILVLAPIGVFGLALPLGLQMGLSAVGAIAYYVLVLSGFALATLFVLYPVAAALGGVPLPRFARAAAPAQAVAFSTQSSLASLPAMIEGAVTRLDISPRIAGFVLPLGVSLFRITGPVWQILGALFIARLYGIDLTPFQVATVAGIAVVMSMAGVGLPGGAGMMVAVPAFLAVGLPPQGIGLLIAIMALPDTIITAANVTAHMAVATILGRRPAIPAAAGRGGALEQPSAATGAGPAPAPTA from the coding sequence ATGTCACTGACCTCGCGGATCCTCCTCGCGCTCGCCGCCGGCCTTGGCGGAGGCATTCTGCTCTCGGTCATCGACCGGCCCTCGCTCTTTGCCATCGCGTCTGCCGTCGAGCCCCTGGGCACCCTCTGGGTGAGCGCGCTGCAGATGACGGTGATCCCGCTGGTCGTCTCGCTCCTCGTCACCGGCATCGCCTCGGCTACACAGGCGCAGGCGATGGGGCGGCTCGGGGCGAAGGCGCTCGTGCTTTTTCTGGTACTGCTCACGGCAGCCGCCGCGTTCACGGCACTGGCCGCTCCTCCCCTGTTCTCCTGGTTGAGCATCGACCCGGCCACGGCGGCATCGCTGCGTCAGGACGTTTCCATGACGAGCGAAGGGCCGGCGGTACTCCCCCGGCCCAGCCAGTGGATCACCGGGCTCGTCCCCACCAACCCCATCGCGGCGGCGGCCGCAGGCGCGATGCTTCCCCTGCTTGTCTTCACGATTCTCTTCGGCTTCGCCGCCCTGCATGCCGCTCCAGCATCGCGGGAACTGCTCGTTGGATTCTTCCGCTCGGTCGCCGAGGTGATGCTGGTGCTGGTGCGCTGGATCCTGGTGCTCGCTCCCATCGGGGTCTTCGGGCTGGCGCTTCCGCTCGGGCTGCAGATGGGGCTCTCCGCCGTCGGCGCCATCGCCTACTACGTCCTCGTGCTGTCGGGATTCGCCCTCGCCACCCTGTTCGTCCTCTACCCCGTGGCAGCGGCGCTCGGCGGCGTGCCTCTGCCGCGCTTCGCTCGCGCGGCCGCCCCCGCGCAGGCGGTGGCCTTCAGTACGCAATCCTCCCTCGCCTCGCTGCCGGCGATGATCGAGGGAGCGGTGACGCGGCTCGACATCTCTCCCCGGATCGCGGGGTTCGTGCTTCCCCTCGGGGTCTCGCTCTTCCGCATCACCGGCCCCGTCTGGCAGATTCTGGGAGCTCTCTTCATCGCCCGGCTCTACGGGATCGACCTTACCCCCTTCCAGGTGGCAACCGTAGCCGGGATCGCCGTCGTGATGAGCATGGCCGGCGTCGGGCTCCCGGGCGGAGCGGGGATGATGGTCGCGGTTCCCGCGTTCCTCGCCGTCGGGCTGCCGCCCCAGGGCATCGGCCTGCTGATCGCGATCATGGCTCTGCCGGACACCATCATCACCGCCGCCAACGTAACGGCTCACATGGCGGTGGCGACCATCCTCGGCCGGCGGCCGGCCATACCGGCTGCCGCCGGACGGGGCGGCGCACTGGAGCAGCCGAGCGCTGCGACAGGGGCGGGTCCCGCGCCTGCCCCCACCGCCTGA
- a CDS encoding multicopper oxidase domain-containing protein, whose amino-acid sequence MFIPSRPFLVAAALVCLGAPAAGQSVGRAIANPNTAAAGSLRDGVLTVRLEARRARWYPEAEDGPYLEVQTFGEAGKPARVPGPLIRVPQGTTIRARVHNRLAAPLVLHGLHTRPGSPEDTVHVAPGATRELRFPAGEPGTYFYWGSTTGTGMEERAGVDSQLSGAFVVDPAGARADDRVFVLGAWLDPAGEGPETREVMTINGKGWPHTERFSPTVGDTLRWRWVNPTWSSHPMHLHGFYFRVDSRGAWAADTVYRPEARRLAVTELMLPGGTAALTWVPEREGNWLFHCHFPFHMSAGVSLPRVPHAAAHADDHDDHRMAGLVLGLHVRPRPGSAASAAPRRDPRKLRLLVQSTPGRYGDAPGMGYVLHGDREPAPDSIQIPGPLLLLRRDEPVAITVVNRLAEPSSVHWHGMELESFPDGVPGWSGSPGSLLPPIAPGDSFTAVFTPPRAGTFIYHPHQNELGQISSGLYGAMLVLEPGEEFDPRTDHVLVVGQAGPTVDSPGLVNGSATPPALEMRAGETHRIRLVNITNDWRVMFSLVTDSAFAPWRPVAKDGADLPPAHSTPGPAHLLTGPGETADFEITPAQPGGLRLEVKTQLSGWHVPVHVRVRDAARP is encoded by the coding sequence GTGTTCATCCCGTCCCGACCATTTCTCGTCGCCGCGGCTCTCGTGTGCCTGGGCGCCCCTGCCGCAGGGCAGTCCGTCGGGCGCGCCATCGCCAACCCGAACACGGCCGCCGCCGGCTCGCTGCGGGACGGGGTGTTGACCGTACGGCTGGAGGCGCGCCGGGCGCGGTGGTACCCGGAGGCGGAGGACGGGCCGTACTTGGAGGTGCAGACGTTCGGGGAGGCAGGAAAGCCGGCACGGGTCCCAGGGCCGCTGATCCGGGTGCCGCAGGGCACCACGATCCGTGCCCGCGTTCACAACCGGCTCGCCGCGCCGCTGGTCCTTCACGGGCTGCATACCCGACCGGGGTCGCCGGAAGACACGGTGCATGTCGCGCCGGGCGCGACCCGTGAGCTGCGCTTCCCGGCCGGGGAGCCGGGAACCTACTTCTACTGGGGCTCGACCACCGGCACCGGGATGGAGGAGCGGGCCGGCGTGGACAGCCAGCTCTCCGGCGCCTTCGTGGTGGATCCGGCCGGCGCGCGCGCCGACGACCGCGTCTTCGTGCTCGGCGCATGGCTCGACCCTGCGGGCGAGGGCCCGGAGACGCGAGAGGTGATGACGATCAACGGGAAGGGATGGCCCCATACCGAGCGCTTCTCCCCCACGGTCGGAGACACCCTGCGCTGGCGGTGGGTCAACCCGACCTGGAGCTCTCACCCGATGCACCTGCACGGCTTCTATTTCCGCGTGGACAGCCGCGGCGCGTGGGCGGCCGACACCGTGTACCGGCCCGAGGCGCGCAGGCTGGCCGTCACCGAGCTGATGCTCCCGGGAGGCACCGCCGCCCTGACCTGGGTCCCCGAGCGGGAGGGGAACTGGCTCTTCCACTGCCACTTCCCCTTCCACATGTCGGCCGGGGTGTCGCTCCCCCGCGTGCCCCACGCCGCCGCCCACGCGGACGACCACGACGACCACCGGATGGCCGGGCTGGTGCTGGGGCTGCACGTGCGTCCCCGTCCCGGCTCCGCGGCGTCGGCAGCTCCGCGGCGCGACCCGCGGAAGCTGAGGCTGCTGGTCCAATCCACACCCGGGCGCTACGGCGACGCACCGGGCATGGGGTACGTCCTCCACGGCGATCGAGAGCCGGCGCCCGATTCCATTCAGATCCCCGGCCCTCTGCTCCTCCTCCGACGGGACGAACCGGTGGCGATCACGGTGGTGAACCGGCTGGCGGAGCCCAGCAGCGTGCACTGGCACGGGATGGAGCTGGAGAGCTTCCCCGACGGCGTTCCCGGGTGGAGCGGCTCGCCGGGCAGTCTGCTTCCGCCGATCGCGCCGGGCGACTCCTTCACGGCCGTCTTCACGCCTCCGCGCGCCGGCACCTTCATCTACCATCCGCACCAGAACGAGCTGGGGCAGATCAGTTCGGGGCTCTACGGGGCGATGCTCGTGCTGGAGCCGGGGGAGGAGTTCGACCCCCGGACGGACCACGTGCTCGTCGTCGGCCAGGCGGGGCCCACCGTCGACAGCCCGGGACTGGTCAACGGGAGCGCCACGCCGCCCGCGCTGGAGATGCGTGCCGGCGAGACCCACCGCATCCGCCTCGTCAACATCACCAACGACTGGCGGGTGATGTTCTCGCTCGTGACCGACAGCGCGTTCGCGCCCTGGCGCCCCGTCGCCAAGGACGGAGCGGACCTCCCGCCGGCCCACTCCACCCCCGGACCCGCGCACCTGCTCACCGGCCCCGGCGAGACCGCGGACTTCGAGATCACGCCGGCCCAGCCCGGAGGGCTGCGCCTGGAGGTGAAGACGCAGCTTTCCGGCTGGCACGTCCCCGTGCACGTCCGCGTGCGGGACGCGGCTCGCCCATGA
- a CDS encoding SHOCT domain-containing protein produces the protein MTDRTDDDALPLAASAWVFLSLAGVACGMTFLFLGMRAVMEIGGACAEGASPYVIARPCPRGVPAAVVGGFWAGIVCLGIYIWQTTSRGIPNLDVLAWPALFLSLGWNFLEFAFRPPGGGGPVWGWLIPGVAFIAMAGAPLAMAAGPQVRRFTSFRGARPPPEPEIRRPTPPPDAPRGAQVVSALERLAALHASGALSDEEYRVAKARVLDAGAPP, from the coding sequence ATGACCGACCGGACCGACGACGACGCGCTCCCCCTCGCGGCCAGCGCGTGGGTCTTCCTCTCCCTCGCGGGCGTCGCCTGCGGGATGACGTTCCTCTTCCTGGGCATGCGTGCCGTGATGGAGATCGGCGGCGCGTGCGCGGAGGGTGCCTCGCCGTACGTCATCGCGCGGCCGTGCCCCCGGGGCGTGCCGGCCGCGGTGGTCGGCGGGTTCTGGGCGGGGATCGTGTGCCTGGGGATCTACATCTGGCAGACGACCTCCCGCGGCATCCCGAACCTGGATGTGCTCGCGTGGCCGGCGCTCTTCCTCTCGCTCGGCTGGAACTTCCTCGAGTTCGCCTTCCGCCCCCCGGGCGGCGGCGGGCCGGTCTGGGGTTGGCTGATCCCCGGGGTCGCCTTCATCGCCATGGCGGGCGCACCGCTGGCGATGGCCGCGGGTCCGCAGGTACGCCGCTTCACGAGCTTCCGCGGTGCGCGGCCGCCCCCCGAACCCGAGATCCGGCGGCCGACGCCGCCGCCGGACGCGCCGCGGGGCGCCCAGGTCGTCTCCGCGCTGGAGCGCCTCGCGGCGCTGCATGCGTCGGGCGCGCTCAGCGACGAGGAGTACCGCGTGGCGAAGGCGCGGGTGCTGGACGCGGGAGCGCCGCCATGA
- a CDS encoding sigma-70 family RNA polymerase sigma factor produces MASLDSAPGSSARPSFDPTALDHLFPTVYAELHRLAQRYLRHERIDHTLNTTALVHEAYLRLSEQTRAGISDRHHLLALAVRAMRRVLVDHARKHHTAKRGGGRRQVRLEDTAIVVEERAETLISLDEALERLEALDPRLCRVVECRFFSGLTEAETADVLQVTTRTIQRDWAKARAWLYRELDG; encoded by the coding sequence ATGGCCTCCCTCGACTCCGCACCAGGCTCCTCCGCCCGGCCCAGCTTCGACCCTACGGCGCTGGACCATCTCTTCCCCACCGTGTATGCGGAGCTGCACCGCCTGGCGCAGCGTTACCTGCGGCACGAGCGGATCGACCACACCCTGAACACTACGGCGCTGGTCCACGAGGCCTACCTTCGGCTCTCGGAGCAGACGCGCGCCGGCATCTCCGACCGACACCACCTACTCGCTCTGGCCGTCCGGGCGATGCGCCGCGTGCTCGTGGATCATGCGCGGAAGCACCACACCGCCAAGCGCGGTGGCGGACGGCGGCAGGTGCGCCTGGAGGACACCGCGATCGTCGTCGAGGAACGGGCGGAGACGCTGATCTCCCTGGACGAGGCGCTGGAGCGGCTCGAGGCTCTCGATCCCAGGCTCTGCCGGGTGGTGGAGTGCCGCTTCTTCAGCGGGCTCACCGAGGCCGAGACGGCCGACGTTCTGCAGGTAACCACCCGCACGATCCAGAGGGACTGGGCGAAGGCCAGGGCCTGGCTGTACCGGGAGCTCGATGGCTGA
- a CDS encoding aminotransferase class V-fold PLP-dependent enzyme: MIHRRNFLTRTAGALGALAVAPAPLLADRLARMSTLLDTLDADLLALGAAADPARLAEDEPFWARVREAFALDPAVVNLDHGWTNPAPREAMADLVRLAREVQSLPAHWLARLWPEVTDTTVRAALAEAMGAPGKQIALVRNATEALDTVLLGVPLRAGDEVVCSAHDYYAMLDALEQRRARDGVVLRMLRPPVPAPSLERLAEMYEAAIGPRTKLVLLTHPSNLTGQLLPVRRIAAAAHAVGAEVVVDGAQSLGLLEEPVAALDCDYYGASAHKWLGVPVGTGVLWMRPEHAAKVWPLIPSPPETAGMSRFEWIGTSPEYVAPAALPALAIHRTLGAARKAERLRYLTSYWRTRAAATLPEARFYTTDGAAMGLGLCTVELPGVESKALEARLLERHGILVQAMSGNARTPEIRGIRVSPNVYTSPAELDRLVRALVAVAAAR; this comes from the coding sequence ATGATCCACCGCCGCAACTTCCTGACCCGCACTGCCGGCGCACTGGGTGCCCTGGCAGTCGCGCCCGCGCCGCTGCTCGCCGACCGGCTTGCGCGCATGTCGACGCTCCTCGACACGCTGGACGCCGACCTCCTGGCGCTCGGCGCCGCCGCCGACCCCGCACGGCTCGCCGAGGATGAGCCGTTCTGGGCCCGTGTGCGCGAGGCGTTCGCCCTCGATCCCGCGGTGGTGAACCTCGACCACGGCTGGACGAACCCCGCCCCGCGGGAGGCGATGGCGGACCTCGTCCGCCTGGCGCGGGAGGTCCAGTCGCTGCCGGCGCATTGGCTGGCGCGCCTGTGGCCCGAGGTGACGGACACCACCGTGCGCGCGGCCCTCGCCGAGGCCATGGGAGCGCCCGGGAAGCAGATCGCGCTGGTGCGCAACGCCACCGAGGCGCTGGACACCGTGCTCCTGGGCGTCCCCCTGCGCGCCGGAGACGAGGTCGTCTGCTCCGCGCACGACTACTACGCCATGCTCGACGCCCTGGAGCAGCGGCGCGCCCGGGACGGCGTGGTGCTGCGGATGCTCCGCCCGCCGGTTCCCGCGCCCTCGCTGGAGCGACTCGCCGAGATGTATGAGGCGGCCATCGGGCCGCGGACGAAGCTCGTGCTGCTGACGCATCCCAGCAACCTGACGGGCCAGCTCCTCCCGGTGCGGCGCATCGCCGCCGCCGCCCACGCGGTCGGAGCGGAGGTGGTGGTGGACGGCGCCCAGTCGCTCGGCCTGCTGGAGGAGCCGGTCGCCGCGCTCGACTGCGACTACTACGGCGCCAGCGCGCACAAGTGGCTCGGCGTGCCTGTGGGCACAGGCGTCCTCTGGATGCGCCCCGAGCACGCGGCGAAGGTCTGGCCCCTCATCCCCTCGCCACCGGAGACGGCCGGGATGTCTCGATTCGAGTGGATCGGGACGTCCCCGGAGTACGTCGCGCCCGCGGCGCTTCCGGCGCTGGCGATCCATCGCACCCTGGGCGCGGCCCGCAAGGCCGAGCGGCTGCGGTACCTGACCTCGTACTGGCGAACGAGAGCGGCGGCCACCCTCCCGGAGGCGCGCTTCTACACCACGGACGGGGCGGCGATGGGCCTCGGGCTCTGCACGGTGGAGTTGCCGGGCGTCGAGTCCAAGGCGCTCGAGGCGCGGCTTCTCGAGCGCCACGGGATCCTGGTCCAGGCAATGTCGGGCAACGCGCGGACCCCCGAGATCCGCGGAATCCGCGTGAGCCCGAACGTCTACACCTCGCCCGCGGAGCTGGACCGGCTGGTCCGGGCGCTGGTGGCCGTGGCCGCCGCCCGATGA
- a CDS encoding multicopper oxidase domain-containing protein, with the protein MQILRNHAAAAFLAAAGAIPGASAQSAAPAPSLARVAPAPVVPNDNRTPAGRRRGDVLELQLIAGPARWRPDPGVDTAVTVQAFSESGGPPRIPGPLLRAEEGTEIEVRVRNAFPDSTLVVHGLRAGAVADDTLHVEPGSTRSVRYRAGAPGTYLYWGSTTGDSIHHRSRRDSQLTGAIVVDPRGTRPDPEERIFVMTVIDLYPDSVRNPAKEDIWELAINGRSWPHTERLEYPVGDTIRWRWLNGTYLLHPMHLHGFHFRVLAKGDGARDTTYTASTARLAVTEFMVAGSTFRMEWVPTRAGKWLMHCHMIPHITPYPARADSARGHDSHDVARHPLEAMAGLVLGITTTDGGAHASAAPAPARRLRLFAQQAPADSGAMARRGYVLQRGAEPRPDSVEVPGSTLLLTRGEPAMITVINRLREPTTVHWHGMELESVFDGVSGWSGSGSSMAPLLAPGDSFAVTITPPRAGTYIYHTHMDEGQQLGAGMYGPLLVLEPGERHDPATDLLFVLGSVARRAEPEGSGGGVPAGPPPDPRVGVTALNGRPEPLPLDLRVGTRYRLRFVNILHASAAEVTLRADSVPLVWRPLAKDGADLPFALRGEVASRFRRFGVGETYDFEWTPAREMDAVLAVRSEQGTIRQVLRVRP; encoded by the coding sequence ATGCAGATCCTCCGGAACCATGCCGCTGCCGCGTTCCTCGCCGCCGCGGGCGCCATCCCGGGCGCGAGTGCGCAGAGCGCCGCACCCGCGCCCTCGCTCGCGCGTGTCGCCCCCGCGCCGGTCGTCCCCAACGACAACCGCACGCCCGCGGGACGGCGGCGTGGCGACGTGCTGGAGCTGCAGCTGATCGCCGGGCCCGCGCGGTGGCGCCCCGACCCGGGGGTGGACACCGCCGTGACGGTGCAGGCCTTCTCGGAGAGCGGAGGCCCGCCGCGGATCCCAGGCCCGCTCCTGCGGGCGGAGGAGGGGACGGAGATCGAGGTGCGGGTGCGCAACGCCTTCCCCGACTCGACGCTCGTGGTGCACGGGCTGCGCGCCGGGGCCGTGGCGGACGACACGCTGCACGTCGAGCCCGGCTCCACCCGCAGCGTGCGCTACCGGGCGGGCGCGCCAGGCACCTACCTCTACTGGGGGAGCACCACGGGCGATTCCATCCATCACCGCTCGCGGCGCGACTCCCAGCTCACGGGCGCGATCGTCGTCGACCCGCGAGGGACGCGCCCCGATCCGGAGGAGCGGATCTTCGTGATGACGGTGATCGACCTCTACCCCGACTCGGTCCGGAACCCCGCGAAGGAGGACATCTGGGAGCTGGCGATCAACGGCCGCTCCTGGCCGCACACGGAGCGGCTGGAGTACCCGGTGGGCGACACGATCCGCTGGCGGTGGCTCAACGGCACCTATCTCCTCCACCCCATGCACCTGCACGGCTTCCACTTCCGGGTGCTGGCCAAGGGGGACGGCGCGCGCGATACCACGTACACCGCGAGCACCGCCCGCCTCGCGGTGACGGAGTTCATGGTCGCGGGGAGCACCTTCCGCATGGAGTGGGTGCCGACGCGCGCGGGGAAGTGGCTGATGCACTGCCATATGATCCCGCACATCACCCCCTACCCGGCGCGCGCCGACAGCGCCCGCGGCCACGACTCGCACGACGTGGCGCGCCACCCGCTCGAAGCGATGGCGGGGCTGGTGCTGGGGATCACGACGACGGATGGTGGCGCCCACGCATCCGCGGCTCCGGCGCCCGCGCGCCGCCTGCGGCTCTTTGCGCAGCAGGCGCCCGCGGACAGCGGGGCGATGGCGCGGCGCGGCTACGTCCTCCAGCGCGGCGCAGAGCCGCGGCCGGACTCGGTGGAGGTCCCCGGCTCGACACTGCTGCTCACCCGCGGCGAGCCGGCGATGATCACGGTGATCAACCGCCTCCGGGAGCCGACCACCGTCCACTGGCACGGGATGGAGCTGGAGAGCGTGTTCGACGGCGTCTCGGGGTGGAGCGGCAGCGGATCGAGCATGGCGCCCCTCCTGGCGCCGGGCGACTCCTTCGCCGTCACGATCACGCCGCCGCGCGCCGGGACCTACATCTACCACACGCACATGGACGAGGGCCAGCAGCTCGGCGCCGGGATGTACGGCCCGCTCCTCGTCCTGGAGCCGGGCGAGCGGCACGACCCGGCTACGGACCTGCTCTTCGTCCTCGGGAGCGTCGCGCGGCGCGCGGAGCCGGAGGGGTCCGGGGGCGGCGTCCCGGCGGGTCCGCCCCCGGACCCGCGCGTCGGGGTGACGGCGCTCAACGGCCGTCCCGAGCCGCTTCCCCTCGATCTGCGCGTCGGGACACGGTACCGGCTGCGCTTCGTCAACATTCTCCACGCGTCGGCCGCGGAGGTGACGCTGCGCGCGGATTCGGTGCCGCTCGTCTGGCGGCCGCTCGCCAAGGACGGCGCCGACCTGCCGTTCGCGCTGCGGGGGGAGGTGGCGTCCCGCTTCCGGCGCTTCGGCGTGGGCGAGACCTACGACTTCGAGTGGACGCCGGCGCGGGAGATGGACGCCGTGCTCGCCGTGCGATCGGAGCAGGGCACGATCCGGCAGGTCCTGCGGGTGCGGCCGTGA